A window of the Brassica napus cultivar Da-Ae chromosome A2, Da-Ae, whole genome shotgun sequence genome harbors these coding sequences:
- the LOC106391892 gene encoding LOB domain-containing protein 40 yields the protein MRMSCNGCRVLRKGCSENCSIRPCLQWIKSAESQANATVFLAKFYGRAGLMNLLSTGPDHLRPAIFRSLLYEACGRIVNPIYGSVGLLWSGNWHLCQAAVEAVMRGSPVTPIACDAAVTGQAPPFSNNKLFDIRHVTRDENAVKSRCRSSRSGACKEGRNVRSSLSHESSLSQESAVVKGEGSMVSSEETTEEPSWIGLELTLGLEPSGARGSHVVVPIKKRKLEKSGTCDDDADTCKIELGLVCSE from the exons atgcgtATGAGCTGTAACGGATGTCGAGTTCTTCGAAAAGGCTGCAGTGAAAACTGTAGCATAAGACCGTGTCTCCAATGGATCAAATCCGCCGAATCTCAAGCCAACGCCACCGTCTTCCTCGCAAAGTTTTACGGCCGTGCCGGCTTAATGAACCTCCTCAGCACCGGTCCCGACCACCTCCGTCCTG CGATATTTAGATCGTTGTTGTACGAAGCATGCGGAAGGATTGTGAATCCGATTTACGGATCGGTCGGCTTATTATGGTCCGGAAACTGGCATCTTTGTCAAGCAGCCGTGGAGGCGGTGATGAGAGGCTCTCCGGTGACTCCAATCGCATGCGACGCTGCGGTTACTGGTCAAGCTCCTCCTTTCAGCAACAACAAACTCTTTGACATAAGACACGTGACTAGAGACGAGAACGCCGTGAAGAGCCGGTGTCGTTCGAGCCGTAGTGGTGCATGCAAAGAAGGGAGAAACGTGAGGTCGTCGCTTAGTCACGAGTCGTCACTGAGTCAGGAGTCTGCGGTGGTGAAGGGTGAAGGAAGTATGGTTTCGTCAGAGGAGACGACGGAGGAACCGAGTTGGATCGGGCTTGAGCTGACTTTGGGGTTGGAGCCGTCTGGCGCACGTGGGAGTCACGTGGTGGTGCCGATTAAGAAACGGAAGTTGGAGAAGTCTGGCACGTGCGATGATGATGCGGATACGTGTAAGATTGAGCTTGGACTCGTGTGCAGCGAGTGA